In one Sesamum indicum cultivar Zhongzhi No. 13 linkage group LG12, S_indicum_v1.0, whole genome shotgun sequence genomic region, the following are encoded:
- the LOC105175124 gene encoding TMV resistance protein N-like, whose translation MNLRQALTHRRRNQIFHHISTRQQTYDVFINHRGTDTKRSVASLLYDHLYQLKLRPFLDNKNMKPGDKLFEKIDAAITGCKIGVAVFSPRYCESYFCLHELALMTELKKKVIPIFCDIKPSELNVVQADGRIPSEEVQRFNLALEEAKYTVGLAFDSEKGNWSDVVKNAVDIVIESLIEVEEDEERMLQPASNHFSYTHRALMQLQAPRKL comes from the exons ATGAACTTACGCCAAGCCCTCACCCACAGGAGAAGAAACCAAATATTTCACCACATCAGTACTAGACAACAAACCTATGATGTTTTCATTAACCATAGGGGCACGGACACGAAACGGTCCGTTGCGTCCTTGTTGTACGATCATCTCTATCAGCTTAAACTTCGTCCCTTTTTGGACAACAAGAACATGAAACCAGGTGACAAATTATTCGAGAAAATCGATGCCGCAATAACAGGGTGCAAGATCGGAGTGGCGGTCTTCTCCCCACGTTATTGTGAGTCGTATTTTTGCCTTCATGAATTGGCATTGATGACGGAGTTGAAGAAGAAGGTGATTCCAATTTTTTGCGACATTAAGCCCTCGGAACTTAACGTTGTGCAGGCCGACGGGAGAATCCCGTCGGAAGAAGTTCAACGCTTCAATCTGGCTCTGGAAGAGGCTAAGTACACCGTGGGGCTTGCGTTCGACTCCGAAAAGGG GAACTGGTCCGACGTCGTGAAAAACGCTGTTGATATTGTAATAGAAAGCTTGATAGAGGTTGAGGAGGATGAAGAGAGAATGCTGCAACCAGCTAGTAACCATTTCTCTTACACACATCGGGCACTCATGCAGCTCCAAGCTCCTCGTAAACTCTGA
- the LOC105174751 gene encoding ABC transporter G family member 9 translates to MSPLQSPPRGIALEDCRGVNNLINRDGAVEGKTSAVMVDVEAQIQDENHAIFKKAKSRVTLKFADVVYKVTIGQSKKLLNKNTNSEEKLVLKGITGVVRPGEMLAMLGPSGSGKTTLLTALGGRLVSGHLGGAITYNGKPFSTTMKRNTGFVTQDDVLYPHLTVTETLVYTALLRLPRTLTKEQKVQKADAVINELGLSKCRDSIIGGPFLRGVSGGERKRVSIGQEMLMNPSLLFLDEPTSGLDSTTAQRIVHTLRELAEGGRTVLMTIHQPSSRLFYMFHKVLLLSDGNPLYFGKCSSAMDYFSNIGFSPSVPMNPADFLLDLANGVSMDGFQELDQTGIKQTLVSAYKTNLSESVKSDLADDNEYNEWSLDDQKQLKRWSNTWWGQFSVLFIRGLKERKHETFNVMKVLQVLSVGIMSGLLWWHSDMSHLQDQVGFFNFSAGFWSYFPAFEAIFTIPQERMMLEKERSSGMYRLSSFFMALTLGDLPMQLVLPTIYYTLTYWMAGLKPKPGYFLAGFFITLYNVVCSQGLGLAIGAVVMDMKAATVLGAIISLVFQLAGGYFVQNIPTFMKWLKYLSLIRHTFKLLLGSQYRPGETYPCADNKTCLVEDFPPIKAIGGQAASIIAMAIMFVGYRLIAYLALMRIGATRKLN, encoded by the exons ATGTCACCATTGCAATCGCCGCCTCG GGGCATTGCACTTGAAGACTGCAGAGGTgtgaataatttgatcaatagGGATGGTGCGGTGGAGGGGAAGACGTCGGCGGTGATGGTTGACGTCGAAGCACAAATTCAGGATGAAAATCACGCCATCTTCAAGAAAGCTAAATCTCGCGTCACATTGAAG TTTGCGGATGTTGTCTACAAAGTTACAATCGGGCAAAGCAAAAAACTAttgaacaaaaatacaaattccgAAGAGAAACTAGTGCTCAAGGGCATCACAGGTGTGGTGCGGCCAGGCGAAATGCTAGCCATGCTCGGCCCATCAGGCAGCGGCAAAACAACTCTGTTAACTGCCCTTGGAGGCCGACTAGTCAGCGGCCATCTTGGCGGCGCCATAACTTACAACGGCAAGCCATTCTCCACCACCATGAAACGCAATACGGGCTTCGTCACACAAGACGACGTCCTATATCCTCACCTGACGGTGACTGAAACACTAGTATACACAGCTCTCTTACGCTTGCCGAGAACTTTAACTAAAGAGCAAAAGGTACAAAAAGCTGATGCTGTGATCAATGAGCTTGGATTGTCCAAGTGCCGGGATAGCATTATAGGGGGACCCTTTTTGAGGGGTGTCTCTGGAGGCGAGAGAAAAAGAGTCAGTATAGGGCAAGAAATGTTGATGAATCCGAGCCTGCTATTTCTTGATGAGCCCACGTCCGGGCTCGACTCGACCACTGCTCAGAGGATTGTGCACACATTACGGGAGTTGGCTGAAGGGGGCAGAACTGTCCTGATGACCATTCACCAGCCTTCGAGCAGGCTGTTTTACATGTTTCATAAGGTTCTGTTGTTGTCTGACGGGAACCCTTTGTACTTCGGAAAATGCTCCAGTGCCATGGATTATTTCTCTAACATCGGGTTTTCTCCATCGGTCCCCATGAATCCTGCAGATTTCTTGTTAGACCTTGCCAACG GAGTATCAATGGACGGTTTTCAAGAATTAGATCAAACGGGCATCAAGCAGACTTTGGTGTCAGCTTACAAGACCAATTTGTCAGAGAGTGTGAAGTCTGACCTTGCTGATGATAATGAATACAATGAGTGGTCACTGGATGATCAAAAACAGTTGAAGAGGTGGTCCAACACTTGGTGGGGACAGTTCTCGGTTTTATTCATAAGAggattaaaagaaagaaagcatgAAACTTTCAATGTAATGAAGGTTCTCCAGGTTCTATCTGTTGGTATAATGTCTGGGCTGTTATGGTGGCATTCGGACATGAGTCATCTACAAGACCAG GTGGGGTTTTTCAACTTCTCCGCTGGATTCTGGAGCTACTTCCCAGCGTTCGAGGCTATTTTCACAATACCTCAAGAACGCATGATGCTTGAGAAGGAAAGATCTTCAGGCATGTACCGCTTGTCCTCATTCTTCATGGCATTAACCCTCGGCGACCTCCCCATGCAACTCGTCCTTCCCACCATTTATTACACCCTAACCTACTGGATGGCGGGTCTGAAACCCAAACCCGGATATTTCTTGGCGGGTTTCTTCATTACCCTATACAACGTTGTGTGCTCTCAAGGCCTCGGTCTTGCTATTGGGGCCGTCGTCATGGACATGAAAGCCGCCACCGTACTTGGAGCCATCATCAGTTTGGTCTTCCAGCTCGCAGGTGGATATTTTGTCCAGAACATACCCACATTCATGAAATGGCTCAAGTATTTATCCCTTATTCGGCACACGTTCAAGCTCTTGTTAGGGTCACAATACAGGCCTGGAGAGACGTATCCTTGTGCTGATAATAAGACTTGCCTGGTTGAGGATTTCCCACCGATAAAGGCCATCGGCGGGCAAGCCGCTTCAATAATTGCCATGGCGATAATGTTTGTGGGATATAGATTGATTGCATATCTTGCGCTCATGAGAATTGGTGCGACGAGGAAATTAAATTGA
- the LOC105174752 gene encoding NAC domain-containing protein 72, with the protein MGVRETDPLSQLSLPPGFRFYPTDEELLVQYLCRKVAGHHFSLQIIGDIDLYKFDPWDLPSKAVFGEKEWYFFSPRDRKYPNGSRPNRVAGSGYWKATGTDKIITTEGRKVGIKKALVFYVGKAPKGTKTNWIMHEYRLSEPPRKNGSSRLDDWVLCRIYKKNSSAQKPAISNVQSKDYSLGSSSSSSSQYDDVLESLPEIDDRFFSLPRMNSLKNFQQEDQKLNLQHLGSGSFDWATLAGLNPLPELGQGQTQQAQMNNNMNGQNDMYTPALQHLCPGNVVDEEVQSGLRNQRLDRPGFYQQNVGVFPHDFSNSLDPFGVRYPVQPGGLGFSQ; encoded by the exons atgggcGTCCGAGAAACCGACCCGCTTTCACAACTGAGTTTGCCTCCCGGGTTTCGGTTCTATCCAACGGATGAGGAGCTTTTGGTGCAGTACCTCTGTAGAAAAGTTGCAGGCCACCATTTTTCTTTACAGATTATTGGAGATATTGATTTGTACAAATTCGATCCTTGGGATCTTCCAA GCAAAGCTGTGTTCGGGGAAAAAGAGTGGTATTTTTTCAGCCCGAGAGACAGGAAGTACCCGAATGGATCACGGCCCAACAGAGTAGCGGGTTCGGGGTACTGGAAAGCAACCGGGACTGATAAGATTATTACAACAGAGGGAAGAAAAGTTGGTATAAAGAAAGCCCTGGTTTTCTACGTTGGAAAAGCACCTAAAGGAACCAAGACAAACTGGATTATGCACGAATACAGACTGTCTGAACCTCCAAGGAAAAATGGCAGCTCTAGG TTGGATGATTGGGTGCTTTGCCGgatttacaagaaaaattcAAGTGCACAGAAGCCAGCCATTTCCAATGTTCAGAGCAAGGATTACAGTCTCGGCTCATCGTCGTCGTCGTCATCTCAGTACGACGACGTGCTGGAGTCCTTGCCGGAGATTGATGACCGTTTCTTCTCTTTGCCACGAATGAATTCTCTCAAGAATTTTCAGCAAGAAGACCAGAAGCTGAATCTTCAGCACTTGGGATCCGGGAGCTTCGATTGGGCTACGCTAGCTGGGCTTAACCCACTGCCCGAACTCGGACAGGGTCAGACCCAGCAGGCACAGATGAACAATAACATGAATGGCCAAAATGACATGTACACCCCTGCTTTGCAGCACCTTTGTCCTGGCAATGTTGTGGATGAAGAAGTCCAGAGTGGGTTGAGAAATCAGCGGTTGGACCGACCCGGATTCTACCAACAAAACGTGGGAGTGTTCCCTCATGATTTCTCCAACTCGCTTGACCCGTTTGGTGTTCGGTACCCTGTCCAGCCTGGTGGGTTGGGGTTTAGTCAGTGA